Proteins co-encoded in one Halorussus vallis genomic window:
- a CDS encoding PAS domain S-box protein, producing the protein MDSTGPSGERLRETLAVFEESPSPGVPLTAGEVADALGRSSSETRRRLEVLVERGELDAKAVGESERVWWRPRDAEADPESLDARSADDHPESPTERDQQFRSLVEAVDDYAIFMLDTEGRVASWNEGAQAIKGYEPEEILGEHVSTFYTDEDREAGVPDRNLRGAVEGTVEDEGWRVRADGSRFWADVTLSPVRDADGALEGYAKVTRDMTEAKYVEAERTLLYSTTRAIAAAETFEDGLRAALEHVCEATDWQYGEAWMPDGDELQRASADYAATDDLRTFAALSRDYRFERGQGLPGRTWASGETEWMFDAANAPKSHSTRVNEASEYGIRAALGVPVTTDDEVVAVLLFAMTDARETDDRLVALVEGVGAELGDLVVRRQTEAALAREKELTDRILETSPTGIAVFDADGRLTMANERSVEMLGLTEDEREGYVVGERELLDPDGEPLPRESNPVVEALESGRPVYDRKLRIETPDGRTRWVSVNAAPLGDGGDDASAVVATVSDVTRLEEQARQLQRERDELKDELEGVFQRVDDAVYALDDEWRFTYVNERAERLLDRTEADLLGRTIWDVFPEAEGSEGHRAGERARETLEPVTYEEYYAPLES; encoded by the coding sequence CGTTCCGCTGACGGCCGGCGAAGTCGCCGACGCGCTCGGTCGCTCATCCTCCGAGACTCGTCGGCGACTAGAAGTACTGGTCGAGCGCGGCGAACTCGACGCCAAGGCGGTCGGCGAGTCCGAGCGAGTGTGGTGGCGGCCCCGGGACGCCGAGGCCGACCCCGAGTCGCTCGACGCCCGGTCCGCGGACGACCACCCGGAGTCGCCCACCGAGCGCGACCAGCAGTTCCGGTCGCTGGTGGAGGCGGTCGACGACTACGCCATCTTCATGCTCGACACGGAGGGACGCGTCGCCAGCTGGAACGAGGGCGCGCAGGCCATCAAGGGCTACGAACCCGAGGAGATACTCGGCGAGCACGTCTCGACGTTCTATACCGACGAGGACCGCGAAGCCGGCGTCCCCGACCGTAACCTCCGGGGAGCCGTCGAAGGAACCGTCGAGGACGAGGGGTGGCGCGTGCGGGCCGACGGGTCGCGATTCTGGGCCGACGTGACCCTCTCGCCCGTCCGCGACGCCGACGGCGCTCTCGAAGGGTACGCGAAGGTGACCCGCGACATGACCGAGGCGAAGTACGTCGAGGCCGAGCGCACCCTACTGTACTCGACCACCCGCGCCATTGCGGCGGCCGAGACGTTCGAGGACGGCCTGCGGGCCGCCCTCGAACACGTGTGCGAGGCGACCGACTGGCAGTACGGCGAGGCCTGGATGCCCGACGGCGACGAACTCCAACGGGCGTCGGCCGACTACGCCGCCACCGACGACCTCCGGACGTTCGCGGCGCTCTCGCGGGACTACCGCTTCGAGCGCGGCCAGGGACTGCCGGGCCGGACGTGGGCGTCGGGCGAGACGGAGTGGATGTTCGACGCCGCGAACGCCCCGAAGTCGCACTCGACCCGGGTGAACGAGGCCAGCGAGTACGGCATCCGGGCGGCGCTCGGCGTGCCGGTGACGACCGACGACGAGGTGGTCGCGGTCCTGCTGTTCGCCATGACCGACGCCCGGGAAACCGACGACCGACTCGTCGCGCTCGTCGAGGGCGTCGGCGCCGAACTCGGCGACCTGGTGGTCCGCCGCCAGACCGAGGCCGCGCTCGCCCGCGAGAAGGAACTCACCGACAGGATACTCGAGACGAGTCCGACCGGCATCGCCGTCTTCGACGCCGACGGCCGGTTGACGATGGCCAACGAGCGGAGCGTCGAGATGCTCGGCCTGACCGAGGACGAGCGCGAGGGGTACGTCGTCGGCGAGCGCGAACTCCTCGACCCCGACGGCGAACCGCTCCCGCGGGAGTCCAACCCGGTCGTCGAGGCGCTCGAATCCGGCCGACCAGTGTACGACCGAAAGCTCCGAATCGAGACGCCCGACGGCCGGACCCGGTGGGTCTCGGTCAACGCCGCGCCGCTCGGCGACGGCGGCGACGACGCGTCCGCCGTCGTCGCCACGGTTTCCGACGTGACCCGACTCGAAGAGCAGGCCCGCCAGCTACAGCGCGAGCGCGACGAACTCAAAGACGAACTGGAAGGCGTGTTCCAGCGGGTCGACGACGCCGTCTACGCGCTCGACGACGAGTGGCGATTCACCTACGTCAACGAGCGCGCCGAGCGACTGCTCGACCGCACGGAGGCCGACCTGCTGGGTCGGACCATCTGGGACGTCTTCCCCGAGGCGGAGGGTTCGGAGGGCCACCGGGCCGGCGAGCGGGCCCGCGAAACCCTCGAACCGGTCACCTACGAGGAGTACTACGCGCCGCTCGAATCCTGA